From a single Pasteurella atlantica genomic region:
- the ispE gene encoding 4-(cytidine 5'-diphospho)-2-C-methyl-D-erythritol kinase, which yields MILPSPAKLNLFLYINGQRPDCYHELQTLFQFLDFGDEIEIEVTQEGKIELLNEIENVPTEQNLIYKAAKLLQNHPAYNNPKLGARMTVTKRLPMGGGLGGGSSNAATVLVGLNYLWKLGLSLQELADLGLTLGADVPIFVQGRAAFAEGVGERLTFCEPQQKWYLVLKPDVHISTKTIFSNPNLPRNTPKFTLDQLLIKKWENDCEKVVKDHYSEVEYLINWLVQYAPTRLTGTGACIFAEFDTKEAAEKVFLLKPEGVTGFIARGKNISPLHQKLNLFF from the coding sequence ATGATTTTACCAAGCCCCGCCAAGCTAAATTTATTTTTATATATTAATGGTCAACGACCTGATTGCTACCACGAGTTACAAACCCTTTTCCAATTTTTAGATTTTGGTGATGAGATTGAGATAGAGGTTACTCAAGAGGGTAAAATTGAATTACTAAATGAAATTGAAAATGTCCCTACTGAGCAAAATTTAATTTATAAAGCGGCAAAATTATTACAAAATCATCCCGCTTACAATAATCCTAAATTGGGTGCAAGAATGACTGTTACTAAAAGGTTACCAATGGGTGGAGGATTGGGGGGAGGCTCATCCAATGCAGCAACAGTCTTAGTGGGTTTAAACTATTTATGGAAATTAGGGCTTTCATTACAAGAATTAGCTGATTTAGGTTTGACTTTAGGTGCTGATGTACCCATTTTTGTGCAAGGGCGAGCAGCTTTTGCTGAAGGAGTAGGGGAGCGATTAACTTTTTGTGAACCCCAACAAAAGTGGTATTTAGTTTTAAAACCAGATGTACACATTTCGACTAAAACAATTTTTAGTAATCCTAATCTTCCAAGAAATACCCCAAAATTTACGTTAGATCAATTATTAATAAAAAAATGGGAAAACGATTGCGAAAAAGTTGTTAAAGATCACTATTCAGAGGTTGAATATCTTATTAACTGGTTGGTACAATATGCCCCGACTAGGCTTACAGGTACAGGTGCTTGTATTTTCGCTGAATTTGATACAAAAGAAGCAGCAGAGAAAGTCTTTTTATTAAAGCCAGAAGGAGTGACTGGCTTTATTGCAAGGGGGAAAAACATCTCTCCTTTGCATCAAAAACTGAATTTATTTTTTTAA
- a CDS encoding LemA family protein, translating to MKKWILIGLVVITVLGGFTLKNSYNGLVTAEEDINSVWGNVESAYQRRADLIPNLVNTVKGQANFEKETLSAVIEARAKATQTTIDPSKATPEQMEKFQQAQQGVNSALARLLVSVERYPELKAHEGFLNLQAQLEGTENRINVERNNFNNAVKEYNKKVRQFPTKLFAALFGFQSKPQFKASAGVENAPTVNFN from the coding sequence ATGAAAAAGTGGATTTTAATCGGCTTAGTCGTTATCACTGTTTTGGGTGGTTTTACCTTAAAAAATAGTTATAACGGTTTAGTTACAGCAGAAGAAGATATCAATTCTGTTTGGGGAAATGTGGAGTCAGCTTATCAACGCCGTGCAGACTTAATTCCTAATTTAGTGAATACCGTCAAAGGGCAAGCTAATTTTGAAAAAGAGACCTTAAGTGCAGTGATTGAAGCTCGTGCGAAAGCAACGCAAACTACTATCGACCCAAGCAAAGCAACACCAGAGCAGATGGAAAAATTCCAACAAGCTCAACAAGGCGTAAACTCAGCATTAGCTCGTTTATTAGTTAGTGTAGAAAGATACCCTGAATTAAAAGCACACGAAGGATTTTTAAATTTACAAGCTCAACTTGAAGGTACGGAAAACCGAATTAATGTTGAACGTAATAACTTTAATAATGCCGTAAAAGAATATAATAAAAAAGTACGTCAATTCCCAACTAAATTGTTTGCAGCTTTATTTGGTTTTCAATCAAAACCACAATTTAAAGCAAGTGCAGGTGTGGAAAATGCACCAACAGTAAACTTTAATTAA
- a CDS encoding phosphotransferase: protein MNLENWLENYFKQAVTFVKNSANLTACSQIIELENGECYILHQQSERATNLGINYGLEWQILNTITPLNIAPNVLYHNQHFTILSYIQGAEVTQFTLPLLSQLAQHLAKLHQFNDPQAVRFLQKFANFDIVERCHFLYKQLTLQQKQCIDISILKPIKPFAKSICHHDLHLGNFIENDGQLFLIDWEYAAVSDPALDIALFFNANELTIEQKNYFFDYYLVLTKFNQQAFKSKINEYQIVVNLLNQVWEEVAK from the coding sequence ATGAACCTAGAAAATTGGCTTGAAAACTATTTTAAACAAGCGGTCACATTTGTAAAAAATTCTGCAAATCTAACCGCTTGTAGTCAAATAATTGAGCTGGAGAATGGCGAGTGTTATATTCTTCATCAACAAAGTGAACGGGCAACAAACTTAGGGATTAATTATGGATTAGAATGGCAAATTTTAAATACTATCACACCGCTTAATATTGCCCCTAACGTGCTTTACCATAATCAACACTTCACTATATTAAGCTATATTCAAGGTGCAGAAGTTACTCAATTTACGCTCCCCTTACTCTCTCAATTAGCACAGCATCTTGCTAAGTTACATCAATTTAATGATCCACAAGCGGTACGATTTTTACAAAAATTTGCAAATTTTGATATTGTAGAGCGTTGTCATTTTTTATACAAACAACTTACTTTACAACAAAAGCAATGTATTGATATCTCTATATTAAAACCGATCAAACCTTTTGCAAAGAGTATCTGTCATCACGATTTACATTTAGGTAATTTTATAGAAAATGATGGTCAATTATTTTTAATTGATTGGGAATATGCCGCTGTTTCAGATCCTGCGTTGGATATCGCTCTTTTTTTCAATGCTAATGAGCTTACAATAGAACAGAAAAATTATTTTTTTGATTATTATCTGGTGCTAACCAAATTTAATCAACAGGCATTTAAATCAAAAATTAATGAATACCAAATAGTGGTTAACCTATTAAACCAAGTGTGGGAAGAAGTAGCGAAATAA
- the asnS gene encoding asparagine--tRNA ligase has product MSQFSSISDVLSEKITVGKTITVRGWVRTRRDSKAGLSFLAVYDGSCFDPIQAIVNNDIENYQQEVLKLTAGCSVEVTGTVVESPAKGQAVELHATQVKVVGWVEDPDTYPMAAKRHSMEYLREVAHLRPRTNLIGAVTRVRHCLAQAIHRFFHEEGFYWVATPLITASDTEGAGEMFRVSTLDLENLPRTEKGEIDFNEDFFGKEAFLTVSGQLNAETYACALSKVYTFGPTFRAENSNTTRHLAEFWMVEPEVAFANLADNAALAERMLKYVFNAVLTERADDLQFFAKHIDKSVIERLESFVNSDFAQIDYTDAIDVLLKSGKKFEFAVEWGIDLSSEHERYLAEEHFKSPVVVKNYPKDIKAFYMRLNDDGKTVAAMDVLAPGIGEIIGGSQREERLEVLDARMEEMGLNPEDYWWYRDLRKYGSVPHSGFGLGFERLIVYVTGLQNIRDVIPFPRAPRNANF; this is encoded by the coding sequence ATGTCACAATTTTCTTCTATTTCTGATGTGTTATCAGAAAAAATTACCGTTGGTAAAACAATTACTGTTCGTGGTTGGGTACGTACTCGCCGTGATTCTAAAGCAGGATTATCTTTCCTTGCGGTCTATGATGGGTCTTGTTTTGATCCTATTCAGGCTATCGTTAATAACGATATTGAAAATTATCAACAAGAAGTATTAAAACTTACCGCAGGTTGCTCTGTCGAGGTAACTGGGACGGTTGTTGAATCACCTGCAAAAGGGCAAGCTGTCGAACTTCACGCAACACAAGTTAAAGTGGTGGGTTGGGTTGAAGATCCTGATACTTACCCAATGGCAGCAAAACGTCACTCTATGGAGTATTTACGTGAAGTTGCCCACTTACGCCCTCGTACAAATTTAATTGGTGCGGTGACTCGTGTTCGCCACTGTTTGGCGCAAGCCATTCACCGCTTCTTCCACGAAGAAGGGTTTTATTGGGTAGCAACACCATTAATCACAGCGTCTGACACCGAAGGTGCGGGCGAAATGTTCCGTGTTTCTACCTTAGACTTAGAAAACTTACCTCGTACAGAAAAAGGTGAGATTGACTTTAATGAAGATTTTTTTGGTAAAGAAGCATTTTTAACGGTATCTGGTCAATTAAATGCTGAAACCTATGCTTGTGCATTAAGTAAAGTATATACTTTTGGTCCAACATTCCGTGCGGAAAACTCAAATACCACACGTCATCTCGCTGAATTTTGGATGGTGGAACCTGAAGTGGCTTTTGCTAATTTAGCAGACAATGCAGCCCTTGCAGAAAGAATGTTGAAATATGTATTTAACGCCGTTTTAACAGAACGTGCTGATGATTTACAATTCTTCGCTAAACACATTGATAAAAGCGTTATTGAACGTTTAGAAAGTTTTGTCAATTCTGATTTTGCTCAAATTGATTACACTGATGCGATTGATGTATTATTAAAATCAGGCAAAAAATTTGAATTTGCCGTTGAATGGGGAATTGACCTTTCATCAGAACACGAACGCTATTTAGCAGAAGAACACTTTAAATCGCCAGTGGTGGTGAAAAACTATCCAAAAGATATTAAAGCTTTCTATATGCGTTTAAATGATGACGGTAAAACCGTTGCTGCAATGGATGTTTTAGCACCTGGAATTGGCGAGATCATCGGTGGTTCACAACGTGAAGAACGTTTAGAGGTGTTAGATGCACGTATGGAAGAAATGGGATTAAACCCTGAAGATTACTGGTGGTACCGTGATTTACGTAAATACGGTTCAGTACCTCATTCAGGATTTGGATTAGGGTTTGAACGTTTGATTGTTTATGTAACAGGTTTACAAAATATTCGTGATGTTATCCCATTCCCACGTGCACCACGAAATGCGAATTTTTAA
- a CDS encoding opacity family porin — protein sequence MKKAFLITALSLSLTAPVVAQQGIYVQGDLGYSSIKIKSGDYKEKSKGLSPRLSLGYNFGDVRVALDYTHYKNKTASEKLDNNRMDKLTQKFNSFGVSAIYDFALDLPVTPYIGARISSNHWKLISKESNTRNQNINIYKYSKSKVGLGLLVGTSYNLMPNLDLDVGYHYNYWGKFKTENSKVKINSHEFSTGLRYTF from the coding sequence ATGAAAAAAGCATTTTTAATTACAGCGTTATCTTTAAGTCTAACTGCACCTGTAGTTGCACAACAAGGAATTTATGTGCAAGGTGATTTAGGTTATTCATCAATTAAAATAAAATCTGGTGATTACAAAGAAAAATCAAAAGGTTTATCACCTCGTCTTAGTCTTGGTTATAACTTTGGTGATGTTCGTGTAGCGTTAGACTATACACATTACAAAAATAAAACGGCCTCTGAAAAATTAGATAATAATAGAATGGATAAACTTACTCAAAAATTTAATAGTTTTGGTGTATCTGCTATCTATGACTTTGCTCTTGATCTACCAGTAACACCTTATATCGGTGCAAGAATTTCGTCAAATCATTGGAAATTGATTTCTAAAGAGAGCAATACACGTAACCAAAATATCAATATTTACAAATATAGTAAATCGAAAGTTGGTTTAGGTCTTTTAGTTGGTACAAGTTACAACTTAATGCCAAATTTAGATCTTGATGTAGGTTATCATTACAACTATTGGGGTAAATTTAAAACAGAGAATAGTAAGGTAAAAATTAATAGCCACGAGTTTTCAACAGGTTTACGCTATACTTTCTAA
- a CDS encoding ribose-phosphate pyrophosphokinase: MSDLQIFAGNAVPELANRIANRLYTSLGNATVSRFSDGEIQVQINENVRGGDIFIVQSTCAPTNDNLMELVVMIDALRRASAGRITAVIPYFGYARQDRRVRSARVPITAKVVADFLSSVGVDRVLTCDLHAEQIQGFFDVPVDNVFGSPVLIDDILKKNDLVNPIVVSPDIGGVVRARAVAKLLNDTDMAIIDKRRPKANVAQVMHIIGDVNDRDCILVDDMIDTGGTLGKAAEALKERGARRVFAYATHPVLSGNAVKNLSNPALDEIVVTDTIGLTPEILALGKVRQLTLSGMLAEAIRRISNEESISAMFGA; the protein is encoded by the coding sequence ATGTCCGATCTTCAAATTTTCGCAGGGAATGCGGTTCCTGAACTTGCAAACCGAATTGCAAACCGTCTTTATACTTCGCTAGGAAATGCAACGGTTAGCCGTTTCAGTGATGGTGAAATTCAAGTACAAATTAATGAAAATGTACGTGGTGGAGATATTTTTATTGTTCAATCCACTTGTGCACCAACTAATGATAATTTAATGGAATTAGTGGTAATGATTGATGCCCTTCGCCGTGCATCCGCAGGTCGTATTACCGCAGTTATCCCTTATTTTGGTTATGCAAGACAAGATCGTCGCGTACGTTCAGCGCGTGTTCCAATTACCGCAAAAGTAGTGGCAGACTTTCTTTCAAGTGTAGGCGTCGATCGAGTGTTAACTTGTGACCTACACGCAGAGCAAATTCAAGGTTTCTTTGATGTGCCAGTAGATAACGTATTTGGTTCACCAGTATTAATTGATGACATTTTAAAGAAAAATGACTTAGTTAATCCAATTGTCGTCTCTCCTGATATTGGCGGTGTGGTACGTGCCAGAGCAGTAGCAAAACTGTTAAATGATACTGATATGGCGATTATTGATAAGCGTCGTCCAAAAGCAAATGTCGCACAGGTTATGCATATTATTGGTGATGTTAACGATCGTGATTGTATTTTGGTTGATGATATGATTGATACTGGTGGCACATTAGGTAAAGCGGCGGAAGCCTTAAAAGAACGTGGGGCAAGACGAGTATTTGCTTATGCAACACACCCTGTTCTATCTGGTAATGCAGTTAAGAATTTAAGTAATCCTGCATTAGATGAAATTGTGGTGACGGATACTATTGGTTTAACACCAGAAATCCTTGCTTTGGGTAAAGTAAGACAATTAACTTTATCAGGAATGCTTGCAGAAGCGATTCGTCGTATTAGCAATGAAGAGTCAATTTCAGCAATGTTTGGTGCTTAA
- a CDS encoding HIT domain-containing protein → MEKQYPETIFSKIISKEIPADIVYQDELVTAFRDISPQAKTHILIIPNKFIPTVNHVTTEDELVLGRLMTVAAKIAKEEGIAEEGYRLVMNCNKHGGQEVFHIHLHLIGGEQLGKMV, encoded by the coding sequence ATGGAAAAACAGTATCCAGAAACAATTTTTAGTAAAATCATTAGCAAAGAAATTCCAGCAGATATCGTCTATCAAGATGAGTTAGTCACGGCTTTTAGAGATATTTCTCCTCAAGCTAAAACTCATATTTTAATTATTCCTAACAAATTTATTCCAACAGTCAATCACGTGACTACAGAAGATGAGTTGGTACTAGGACGCTTAATGACGGTAGCTGCAAAAATTGCCAAAGAAGAAGGAATTGCAGAAGAGGGTTATCGCTTAGTAATGAATTGTAATAAACACGGCGGACAAGAAGTGTTTCATATTCATTTACATCTTATTGGTGGTGAGCAACTGGGAAAAATGGTTTAA
- the htpX gene encoding protease HtpX has translation MMRMFLFLATNMGVMIVLGIILSLTGIERSSLTGLLLMATMFGFAGSIISLFLSKTMALRSVGAEIIQTPRNNAEQWLMDTVQRQTEQAGIPMVDVAIYHSADVNAFATGATKKGSLVAVSTGLLNTMTQEEAEAVIAHEVSHIANGDMVTMTLLQGVLNTFVIFISRVIASVISRGENGQSRSTGMYFLVSMVLEFALGILASMIAMWFSRYREFRADAGSASLVGKEKMIAALQRLQSIHEPQEMQGSLSAFMINVTSKELFSSHPPLEKRIEALRNLSQFEQAK, from the coding sequence ATGATGAGAATGTTTTTATTCCTAGCAACCAATATGGGTGTAATGATTGTTTTAGGAATTATTTTAAGTTTAACAGGAATTGAGCGTAGCAGTTTAACTGGCTTGTTATTAATGGCAACAATGTTTGGATTTGCGGGTTCTATTATTTCGTTATTTTTATCCAAAACAATGGCACTGCGTTCTGTGGGAGCGGAAATTATTCAAACCCCTCGCAACAATGCAGAGCAGTGGTTAATGGATACCGTACAACGTCAAACAGAGCAAGCAGGTATTCCAATGGTTGATGTTGCTATTTATCATTCTGCCGATGTGAATGCTTTTGCAACTGGGGCAACTAAAAAAGGGTCACTTGTTGCAGTAAGTACAGGGTTACTTAATACAATGACACAAGAGGAAGCAGAGGCGGTGATTGCTCACGAGGTATCGCATATTGCCAATGGTGATATGGTGACAATGACTTTATTACAAGGTGTGTTAAATACTTTTGTGATTTTTATCTCTAGAGTGATTGCGAGTGTGATTTCTCGAGGAGAAAATGGGCAAAGCCGTAGTACAGGTATGTATTTTCTTGTTTCAATGGTATTAGAATTTGCATTAGGTATATTAGCGAGTATGATTGCAATGTGGTTTTCACGTTATCGTGAATTTAGAGCAGATGCAGGTTCAGCCAGTTTAGTTGGGAAAGAAAAAATGATTGCAGCATTGCAACGGTTACAATCTATTCACGAACCACAAGAAATGCAAGGTTCATTGTCTGCTTTTATGATTAATGTAACAAGCAAAGAATTATTTAGTAGCCACCCACCATTAGAAAAACGAATTGAAGCATTAAGAAATTTATCTCAGTTTGAACAAGCAAAGTAA
- a CDS encoding Kdo(2)-lipid IV(A) acyltransferase, protein MANKTQFPPFQMQFLHPKYWGLWLGLGFFHLILLLPYPILLKIGKGLSAIFKIAKFGKYRTAIAKRNLELCFPNYSKQKIEQLVEKNIESVGMAIIETGMAWFWSDKRILKWSKFEGIEHLKQAEKDQKGIILVGVHFLTLELGARIMGLHHQGIGVYRPNDNPLLDWIQFRGRVRSNKAMLNRNDLRGMIKALRQGEMIWYAPDHDYGRKSSVFVPFFNVKKTATTTGTRMLLRSAPNAVVIPFSPIRNTDGTGYTLTVSPPVDFSHCTDDIDTATLMNKVVEKEIMNAPEQYMWLHRRFKTRPNEEDPSLYKG, encoded by the coding sequence ATGGCAAATAAAACACAGTTTCCTCCTTTTCAAATGCAATTTTTACACCCCAAATATTGGGGACTATGGCTTGGATTAGGTTTTTTTCACCTAATCTTATTGCTTCCTTATCCTATTTTATTAAAAATCGGTAAAGGACTAAGTGCTATTTTCAAAATTGCAAAATTCGGAAAATATCGTACCGCTATTGCAAAACGTAACCTTGAACTTTGCTTTCCTAATTACTCAAAACAAAAAATCGAACAGCTTGTTGAAAAAAATATTGAATCTGTCGGAATGGCTATCATTGAAACAGGAATGGCGTGGTTTTGGTCGGATAAACGGATTCTAAAATGGTCAAAATTTGAAGGAATAGAACACCTTAAACAAGCTGAAAAAGATCAAAAAGGGATTATTTTAGTTGGCGTACATTTTTTAACCTTAGAGTTAGGAGCAAGAATTATGGGATTACACCATCAAGGTATTGGTGTTTATCGCCCTAATGATAATCCTTTGCTTGATTGGATTCAATTTCGTGGACGAGTGCGTTCTAATAAAGCAATGTTAAACCGCAATGACTTACGAGGAATGATTAAAGCACTGCGTCAAGGAGAGATGATTTGGTATGCACCTGATCACGACTATGGTAGAAAGTCTAGCGTATTTGTTCCTTTCTTCAACGTAAAAAAAACAGCAACAACGACTGGTACGAGAATGTTACTACGTTCTGCTCCCAACGCTGTTGTTATTCCATTTTCACCTATTCGTAATACTGATGGAACAGGTTATACATTAACGGTCAGCCCCCCTGTCGATTTCAGTCACTGTACAGATGATATTGACACAGCTACCTTAATGAATAAGGTGGTAGAAAAAGAAATAATGAATGCTCCTGAACAGTATATGTGGCTACATAGACGCTTTAAAACTCGTCCAAATGAAGAAGATCCGAGTTTGTATAAAGGGTAA
- a CDS encoding YoaH family protein: MYNDTQLELTHEQQQQAVEKIQQLVQQGMAHGEAINLVAKQLREQSSKQI; the protein is encoded by the coding sequence ATGTATAATGATACTCAGCTTGAGTTAACCCACGAACAACAGCAACAAGCAGTTGAAAAAATTCAACAACTCGTACAGCAAGGAATGGCACACGGAGAAGCAATTAATCTCGTTGCAAAACAGTTACGTGAACAATCTAGCAAACAAATTTAA
- a CDS encoding DUF1425 domain-containing protein — MKKAILFKIVTIFTSLIVLSGCISKHTDSLGVATNRPLVNIAENIASQLDVDAEVEYLAIKNSSTKEVNLAYKLFWYSQRGTTQVGTDEWHNLALKPSQKQQIELNKPTQQSYYYRIYIRKN, encoded by the coding sequence GTGAAAAAAGCAATCTTATTCAAAATAGTCACCATATTCACGTCTTTGATAGTGTTAAGTGGTTGTATTAGTAAACATACCGATTCACTAGGTGTGGCAACCAATCGACCATTAGTTAATATTGCAGAGAATATTGCCTCACAGCTTGATGTAGATGCAGAAGTAGAGTATTTGGCTATAAAAAATAGCTCAACTAAAGAAGTGAATTTAGCTTATAAATTGTTTTGGTATAGTCAACGAGGTACAACCCAAGTTGGAACAGATGAATGGCATAATTTAGCGTTAAAGCCTTCCCAAAAACAACAGATTGAGCTAAATAAACCAACACAGCAAAGTTATTATTATCGTATTTATATACGTAAAAACTAA
- a CDS encoding TPM domain-containing protein encodes MIKRILLHIGIIFALFISLSAQANYPDVPKPFQYVSDYTKTLTQPEQQQLETALVDYGQKTSSQIAVVIIPSTEGEDVSSYSFNLFNKWGIGRQKENNGVLLLIAKNDHKLFIATGRGLEGALPDAIASTIIRHNIVPFFKQNKYAEGIASGLSAIIQATKGEYKPLESEKEKADPFDGFFIFLGVAFLLFVIFNSIGRKNHYVSPSSLGGIGSMSHHSGRFGGGNSGFGSGGFGGGGGFGGGSSGGGGAGGSW; translated from the coding sequence ATGATAAAGCGTATTTTATTACATATTGGCATTATCTTTGCTCTTTTTATCAGTTTATCTGCTCAAGCAAATTACCCTGATGTGCCTAAACCTTTTCAATATGTCTCTGATTACACCAAAACATTAACCCAACCGGAACAACAACAATTAGAAACTGCCCTTGTCGATTATGGTCAAAAAACCAGTTCACAAATTGCAGTCGTGATTATTCCTTCCACTGAGGGAGAAGACGTTTCTAGTTATAGCTTTAATTTATTTAATAAATGGGGAATTGGACGCCAAAAAGAAAATAATGGCGTATTATTACTGATTGCCAAAAATGATCATAAACTTTTTATTGCAACAGGTAGAGGCTTAGAAGGTGCTTTGCCTGATGCTATTGCTTCGACTATTATTCGCCATAATATTGTTCCCTTTTTTAAACAGAACAAATATGCAGAAGGTATTGCAAGTGGCTTATCTGCCATTATTCAAGCTACAAAGGGAGAATATAAACCACTAGAATCAGAAAAAGAGAAAGCCGATCCTTTTGATGGTTTCTTTATTTTTTTAGGCGTTGCATTCCTATTATTTGTTATTTTTAATAGTATTGGACGTAAAAATCACTATGTAAGTCCAAGCTCACTAGGGGGTATTGGCTCAATGTCTCATCATTCTGGTAGATTTGGTGGAGGCAACAGTGGTTTTGGAAGTGGAGGCTTTGGCGGAGGCGGTGGCTTCGGCGGAGGAAGTTCTGGTGGCGGTGGTGCTGGCGGAAGTTGGTAA
- a CDS encoding TPM domain-containing protein, with product MKLFSFFSKKLPVDTQQIEQAIAHLEQHTSAELRVVVERKAKTHSAIERAEQLFNELEMYQTAQHNAVLIYLSFKPHYVAVIGDKGIHQKVGDEFWQAVYDAMKQQCQRGNFTQAICNGIKEVETQLIKYYPIQTDDIDELSNEVIIK from the coding sequence ATGAAACTCTTTTCTTTTTTTAGTAAAAAATTACCTGTTGATACACAACAAATTGAACAAGCCATTGCTCATTTAGAACAACACACCTCCGCTGAATTACGGGTTGTGGTGGAACGTAAAGCGAAAACCCATTCTGCGATTGAGCGTGCTGAACAACTGTTTAATGAATTAGAAATGTATCAAACGGCACAACACAATGCGGTGTTAATCTATTTATCTTTTAAACCGCATTATGTGGCAGTAATTGGTGATAAAGGTATTCATCAGAAAGTCGGTGATGAGTTTTGGCAAGCAGTGTATGATGCAATGAAACAGCAATGTCAACGCGGTAACTTTACCCAAGCAATTTGCAATGGGATTAAAGAAGTGGAAACTCAACTCATAAAATATTACCCAATTCAAACTGATGATATTGATGAACTTTCAAATGAGGTCATTATAAAATGA
- the rpsO gene encoding 30S ribosomal protein S15 codes for MSLSAEAKAKIVAEFGRDEKDTGSSEVQIALLTAQINHLQNHFKEHKKDHHGRRGLLKMVSRRRKLLDYLKRTDLNRYADTIARLGLRR; via the coding sequence ATGTCTCTAAGTGCAGAAGCAAAAGCAAAAATCGTTGCTGAATTTGGTCGTGATGAAAAAGATACTGGTTCATCTGAAGTTCAAATCGCTCTTTTAACTGCTCAAATTAACCATTTACAAAATCACTTTAAAGAACACAAAAAAGACCATCACGGTCGTCGTGGTCTATTGAAAATGGTTTCACGTCGTCGTAAACTTTTAGATTACTTAAAACGTACGGATCTAAATCGTTATGCAGACACTATCGCACGTTTAGGTTTACGTCGTTAA
- the lolB gene encoding lipoprotein insertase outer membrane protein LolB: MQSILKLSLISSIWIISACTSILDAPTQVKNKVTISHSDSQWKAQLTQLKKIKSYQTKGQFGYISTQPKERFSSLFNWKYQDTQHFNFILSSSLSSQSLSLNRHPQGLTISDNKGRTRTGKDTNQLIKNMVGFSFPIEQFGDWLKGLPSATSDYIVNEKRQLSQFNYALNGQRWQVSYVAYHEDKQPNLPKLIILQNSQQTLKIRIDNWKY, translated from the coding sequence ATTCAATCAATTTTAAAGTTAAGTTTAATTAGTAGTATTTGGATTATTTCTGCTTGTACATCAATATTAGATGCGCCTACGCAGGTTAAAAATAAAGTCACAATTTCACATTCCGATTCTCAATGGAAGGCACAACTAACTCAACTTAAAAAAATAAAATCATACCAAACCAAAGGACAATTTGGGTATATTTCAACACAGCCGAAAGAACGTTTTTCTTCTTTATTTAATTGGAAATATCAAGATACTCAACATTTTAATTTTATTCTTTCTTCAAGTTTATCCAGTCAATCTCTCTCTCTCAATCGTCACCCACAAGGTCTGACAATTTCAGATAATAAGGGTCGAACACGAACAGGCAAGGATACAAATCAACTTATTAAAAATATGGTAGGATTTAGTTTTCCCATTGAACAATTTGGTGATTGGTTAAAAGGCTTACCAAGTGCCACTTCTGATTATATTGTGAATGAAAAACGTCAGTTATCTCAATTTAACTATGCGTTGAATGGGCAACGTTGGCAAGTGAGTTATGTGGCATATCACGAAGATAAACAACCGAATTTACCTAAATTAATCATTCTACAAAACAGTCAACAAACCTTAAAAATTCGTATAGATAACTGGAAATATTAA